A region of the Cydia fagiglandana chromosome 20, ilCydFagi1.1, whole genome shotgun sequence genome:
TGAGATTCTCGAAGGTCCTGCGTTGTCGTGGTTCCGGTCGCAACGTACGAAACTTACTACTTATAAAGAAGTCACCGCGGCTTTACAAGATGAATTTGATATACCTGATTTGGATCATCAGTTGTTACAGGAAATACGGGCTAGGACTCAAGCCAAGTCTGAAACTATTGTTTATTTCGTATCGACCATTCTAGGAATGTATGAGCGTCTAGCAAAAGAGGTTCCTGAACAAGAAAAGCTGGATACTATGATGAGAAACATTCGTCCGGAGTATTCCAAAGATTTAGCTTTACATGACATAGGATCGATTGAGCAGTTGAAGTCGTTGTGTAAGCGCATCGAACTAGCTCAGGTTAaggctaaacaatttcgtgaaccggttttatcaaaccagtcaaataattcttcATCAGAACATCCACCAAAGAACGTTGAACCTAGGAATAAGTCCTTCCAGTCTCGTTTTCCTAATTCTTCCAGAAACTTTGTTGCTGCGGCAGCACAAAGCTCTTCTCAACTAAAATGTTTTAGATGTGGTAGGTCCAACCATAACACTAAAGAGTGCAAGAGCTCTAGAGATATCGTTTGCTTTAAATGTGGAGAAAAAGGGGTGAAAACTCCCGAATGTGTCAAATGTAACTCCAagacaaaaaactaaataaggtcTTTTCTGCTAATAATAAATGTCGATCTTCTGCTCCCTATCGCGCAGAAAAGACGATTTTCTTTAATCCTCCTAAGGGAGACAATAGGGTATATGCGCTATTGAATATACTTAACTTGAATTTCAAGGCATTGTTAGATTGTGGTGCCAGTGTTAGTTTCCTGGGCCACAACAGCCATTTAGTATTCGCCACAGGTGGGATTCCTATTCAAAAACATATGAAACCTGTTATGGTGAACGTAGCTGACGATCATCGAATCGTATCTACTGAATATATGGTTTTACCAGTAAATTATAAAGGTCAAGTTAAACTTATACACTTTAATATTCAACCGGAGATTGCCACTCCAATGGTACTTGGTTTAAACTTTTGGAGAGCCTATGGATTAGCTCCAGGCCTCATTACTGATATAGAAAAAACTGATTCTCATTATATTGCTAGTCTTGACGCTTTACCGTCAGAGACAGGAC
Encoded here:
- the LOC134674765 gene encoding uncharacterized protein LOC134674765 yields the protein MDFIKDGCKITHLHKDEMSHELAIRRLPVNPISRRSSLCQALKQTADLAKKGSLKFQDLVISNEASELELCQHKVEEIEIEAKGELSAAAIDRLSSRCKYLLCRISRLPQETEAVLLLKTLITSLLDRLNEQGSSASSGSDDDFQSPNESRIVREIIYKTDKTFNINSLNLKFKGDTCVRTFLSRLEELRDARRISESRIYRGFPEILEGPALSWFRSQRTKLTTYKEVTAALQDEFDIPDLDHQLLQEIRARTQAKSETIVYFVSTILGMYERLAKEVPEQEKLDTMMRNIRPEYSKDLALHDIGSIEQLKSLCKRIELAQVKAKQFREPVLSNQSNNSSSEHPPKNVEPRNKSFQSRFPNSSRNFVAAAAQSSSQLKCFRCGRSNHNTKECKSSRDIVCFKCGEKGVKTPECVKCNSKTKN